A single Drosophila miranda strain MSH22 chromosome XR, D.miranda_PacBio2.1, whole genome shotgun sequence DNA region contains:
- the LOC108165383 gene encoding uncharacterized protein LOC108165383, translated as MPSPYVISLITLLYLCLSPATIAQDSQFAERNHKKRQIYREQVLPHAGGKVPETAFETDRLFLNRLQKEGIAVPDGIVPEQRSPQVYQYYNKPTRTVFHIALSSDGRYTPREGRYHYRNVPTVETTYLYPQAVGRQHVLVPPKHALPVYRQLQLHNPLLNQVRLQPKKMPNFLDLAPTVGKSHSSSAAGSAKAQSYQNVNLLHGHSPVLPPFKKTVRGSKTYVDSYGTTHLFSEFDDLLNKLDLHQTAHKIY; from the exons ATGCCATCGCCATATGTGATCTCCTTGATCACGCTCCTCTATCTATGCTTGAGTCCGGCCACCATTGCCCAAGACTCGCAGTTTGCGGAACGCAATCATAAG AAACGTCAAATCTATCGCGAGCAAGTTCTGCCACATGCGGGTGGCAAGGTGCCCGAAACCGCCTTCGAAACGGATCGCCTCTTTCTGAATCGGCTTCAGAAGGAGGGCATAGCGGTGCCCGACGGCATTGTGCCCGAGCAGCGCAGTCCGCAG GTCTATCAATACTACAACAAACCCACGCGTACCGTCTTTCACATCGCCCTCAGCTCCGATGGAAGGTACACGCCCCGTGAAGGTCGCTATCACTACCGCAATGTGCCCACCGTGGAGACCACCTATCTGTATCCCCAGGCAGTGGGTCGCCAGCACGTGCTGGTGCCCCCAAAGCACGCTCTGCCGGTCTACAGGCAGCTCCAGCTGCACAATCCATTGCTCAATCAAGTGAGATTGCAGCCCAAGAAAA TGCCCAATTTTCTTGACCTGGCCCCCACCGTGGGCAAGAGCCACTCATCGTCAGCAGCCGGATCGGCCAAGGCGCAGTCTTATCAGAATGTGAATCTCCTGCATGGTCACAGTCCGGTGCTGCCCCCCTTCAAGAAGACCGTCCGTGGAAGCAAGACCTACGTGGACAGCTATGGTACAACTCAT CTCTTCAGCGAGTTTGACGATCTGTTGAACAAATTGGACTTGCATCAGACGGCGCACAAGATTTATTAG